The following proteins are co-located in the Flavobacterium sp. CECT 9288 genome:
- the ctlX gene encoding citrulline utilization hydrolase CtlX yields MKQTTNSILMIRPVAFRMNEQTAVNNYYQKVLDGLLPATVNAKAQQEFDDFVAKLVAAGIDVTVVNDTLDPDTPDSIFPNNWISFHENGDVALYPMFAENRRQERREDLLDLLEDKGFVIHNIVDYTSAEEDGFFLEGTGSILLDRTNSKAYCALSPRADEELFIEFCEDFDYAPVLFEAFQTVDGERKLIYHTNVMMCLGETFAVICADCIDDKKERKMVLDNLKENNKEIVLITEDQMNSFAGNMLEVQGTAGKRFLIMSAAAHQALTEKQVAQLEKHATILSSSLDTIEACGGGSARCMMAEIFLPRS; encoded by the coding sequence ATGAAACAAACTACCAATTCCATCTTGATGATTAGGCCCGTAGCATTTAGAATGAACGAGCAAACGGCTGTGAATAATTACTATCAAAAAGTGCTAGATGGCTTATTACCGGCAACTGTAAATGCGAAAGCACAGCAAGAATTTGATGATTTTGTAGCCAAATTGGTTGCTGCAGGTATAGATGTTACCGTAGTTAACGATACGCTAGATCCAGATACGCCAGATAGTATTTTTCCAAACAACTGGATATCTTTTCATGAAAATGGGGATGTAGCATTATATCCAATGTTTGCTGAGAACAGACGTCAAGAACGCCGTGAGGATTTATTAGACCTGTTAGAAGATAAAGGTTTTGTCATACACAATATAGTAGATTACACATCAGCAGAAGAGGATGGTTTTTTCTTAGAAGGTACGGGTAGTATTCTTTTGGATAGAACCAATTCTAAAGCGTATTGTGCTTTATCACCTCGTGCAGATGAGGAGCTGTTTATTGAGTTCTGTGAAGATTTTGATTATGCTCCAGTTCTTTTTGAAGCGTTTCAGACTGTTGATGGCGAAAGAAAATTGATTTACCATACCAATGTCATGATGTGTTTGGGCGAAACCTTCGCAGTGATTTGTGCGGATTGCATAGACGACAAAAAAGAACGCAAAATGGTTTTGGATAATTTAAAAGAAAACAATAAAGAGATTGTCTTAATAACAGAAGATCAAATGAATAGTTTTGCAGGGAACATGCTTGAAGTGCAAGGAACTGCTGGTAAAAGATTCTTGATTATGAGTGCTGCTGCTCATCAAGCGCTTACAGAGAAGCAGGTGGCGCAACTAGAAAAGCATGCTACAATACTGAGTTCAAGTCTAGATACCATTGAAGCTTGTGGTGGCGGAAGCGCCCGATGTATGATGGCTGAGATTTTCTTGCCAAGAAGCTAA
- a CDS encoding dimethylarginine dimethylaminohydrolase family protein, whose protein sequence is MLPINVKNETARLRAVVLGSALHNGPTPTAEEAYDPKSLEHILAGTYPLEQDMIQEMDAFKQVLEKYDVQVYRPEMIENYNQIFTRDIGFVIENTFVKSNILPDRERELDAIQYVIDQIKPENVVRPPEEVHIEGGDVMLWNDYIFIGTYKGSDYKDYITARTNAQGVQYIRDLFPNKIVKEFDLVKSKIEARDNALHLDCCFQPLGNNKGIIYKNGFREEADYMFLVDLFGKENLFHLTREEMYHMNSNVFSIDTRVVVSERNFTRLNNWLRENGFTVEEIPYAEIAKQEGLLRCSTLPLIRE, encoded by the coding sequence ATGTTACCAATTAATGTTAAAAATGAAACAGCAAGACTCCGTGCTGTAGTACTGGGATCAGCACTTCACAATGGACCGACTCCCACAGCAGAAGAAGCTTATGATCCAAAATCGCTAGAGCATATTCTAGCCGGTACCTATCCACTTGAGCAGGACATGATACAGGAAATGGATGCTTTCAAGCAGGTGTTGGAAAAGTATGACGTACAGGTGTATCGACCTGAAATGATTGAGAATTACAACCAAATTTTTACTAGAGATATTGGTTTTGTGATCGAAAACACTTTTGTCAAGTCTAATATTTTGCCAGATAGGGAGCGAGAGCTCGATGCAATTCAATATGTAATTGATCAAATAAAACCAGAAAATGTTGTACGACCACCAGAAGAAGTGCATATAGAAGGCGGTGATGTTATGTTGTGGAACGATTATATTTTTATTGGAACTTATAAAGGAAGTGATTATAAAGATTACATTACGGCAAGAACCAATGCGCAAGGAGTTCAGTATATTAGAGATTTATTTCCAAATAAGATTGTCAAAGAATTCGATTTGGTTAAATCAAAAATTGAAGCTCGAGACAATGCCTTACATTTGGATTGTTGTTTTCAACCTTTGGGAAATAATAAAGGAATTATCTACAAAAACGGGTTTAGAGAAGAAGCCGATTATATGTTTCTTGTAGATCTTTTTGGTAAAGAAAATCTTTTTCATTTAACCCGCGAAGAAATGTACCACATGAACTCCAATGTTTTTTCAATTGATACTCGTGTTGTAGTTTCGGAAAGGAATTTTACGAGACTCAACAATTGGCTTCGAGAAAACGGCTTTACAGTAGAAGAAATTCCTTATGCCGAGATTGCAAAACAAGAAGGCTTGTTGCGATGCTCGACCTTACCTTTAATTAGAGAATAA
- a CDS encoding MarC family NAAT transporter, whose product MDLFIYLFVALFSVLNPIGTVPIFVGLTQNDPKKERSRISLWTAINVFIILIVSFFIGQYVLLFFGISIDALRIAGGLIIVSSGFSLLSGKFTKKRGINKKAETEAQQRNDIALTPLAIPMLAGPGSISLLIAFYQEHNSTTEIIISTLAILAIAVTIFIILRSAHYLAKILGASGIIAISRIVGFIVIAIGIQYIVSAIINIIKVNLS is encoded by the coding sequence ATGGATCTCTTTATTTATCTTTTTGTCGCGCTTTTCTCTGTATTAAATCCTATAGGTACGGTTCCTATATTTGTAGGCCTGACTCAAAATGACCCCAAAAAAGAACGCTCGCGTATTTCTTTATGGACAGCCATAAACGTTTTCATCATATTAATAGTTTCTTTTTTTATCGGACAATATGTTTTGCTTTTTTTTGGAATCAGCATTGATGCCCTTCGCATTGCAGGAGGCCTTATCATTGTAAGTTCTGGATTTTCATTGCTCTCTGGTAAGTTTACCAAAAAACGAGGTATCAACAAAAAAGCCGAAACGGAAGCGCAACAGCGAAACGATATTGCACTAACCCCACTTGCCATCCCTATGCTGGCAGGCCCAGGATCCATATCGCTCCTGATTGCTTTTTATCAAGAACACAACAGCACCACAGAAATCATTATTTCTACGCTAGCTATTTTAGCCATTGCAGTAACTATTTTTATCATCTTACGCAGCGCCCATTACCTTGCCAAAATATTAGGTGCTTCTGGGATTATTGCTATTTCCAGAATTGTAGGCTTTATTGTAATCGCCATTGGGATACAATACATTGTAAGCGCCATCATTAACATCATCAAAGTGAATCTTTCATAA
- a CDS encoding polysaccharide biosynthesis/export family protein, which yields MNKFVGCLILLVSVLMTSCISTQDLIYLQKKDGSVEVPIAMVASKPYRLQVNDVLSISIKTIDPKLASIFTIANDGGKPSQSDTGLYFDGFTVDDHGNIRIPVLGELNVIGYTLDDIRLRIEKQLLSDYFTKEANVFVTVKLAGLRFTMNGEIGAPGTKILFQEQVNIMEAIANAGDITITGDRKAVTVIRKTPTGVQMADIDLTDINVMQSPYFYLQPNDYIYVKPLKQKTWGTGKTGIESLGTIITLLSLATTTFLLLRN from the coding sequence ATGAACAAATTTGTAGGCTGTTTAATATTGTTAGTCAGTGTTTTGATGACGTCATGCATCTCTACGCAAGATTTAATTTATTTGCAAAAAAAAGACGGATCAGTAGAAGTTCCTATTGCTATGGTGGCTTCTAAACCGTACCGTTTACAAGTAAATGATGTATTGAGCATTTCTATAAAAACCATTGATCCAAAGCTAGCATCTATTTTTACGATTGCAAATGATGGGGGAAAACCAAGTCAGTCCGATACAGGCTTGTATTTTGATGGATTTACGGTAGATGACCATGGAAACATTCGTATCCCGGTTTTGGGAGAGCTAAATGTTATTGGGTACACCCTTGATGACATTCGACTTCGAATAGAGAAACAACTTTTATCCGACTATTTTACTAAAGAAGCTAATGTGTTTGTAACTGTAAAATTAGCAGGTTTGCGTTTTACTATGAATGGAGAAATAGGTGCTCCGGGTACCAAAATATTATTTCAAGAGCAGGTAAATATTATGGAAGCCATTGCTAATGCTGGGGATATTACCATAACGGGAGACAGGAAGGCTGTTACTGTAATCCGAAAAACGCCTACCGGAGTACAAATGGCTGATATTGATCTTACGGATATTAATGTCATGCAATCTCCTTATTTTTATTTGCAACCCAATGACTATATTTATGTCAAACCGCTCAAACAGAAAACCTGGGGTACCGGGAAAACAGGTATAGAATCCTTAGGGACAATCATAACCTTGTTGTCATTAGCAACAACTACTTTTTTATTGTTAAGAAATTAA
- a CDS encoding exopolysaccharide transport family protein, whose protein sequence is MLDIKDFSIFENQVSFDFKGFLIKIGSYWRWFLISLAIALTIAYQVNIRKEKIYGMETMIAIKEESNPLFTSNTSLVFNWGGTSDQVQTIATTLQSRSHNELVVDQLQYYISYLVQGEYNFTDAYGAVPFFVRIDKTKGQLAGQRIGIKFLTENEYEIKIPFENTSVGVIQYDTHTYGNTNVVAGEFVKRYKVGQKVVLPFLNWQLELNENPGMYKGNEYFVQFNDFDGTVSAYKGINVQTNEKAGSIITLSMQGTNKVRLVEYLNATVKMLIKRQLDSKNKFATNTIAFIDSTLIAMESQLKETGNELKSFRKGKNIYDVEDGGTKFSEQILEYDVRKDEINRKIVYYNSLKSYLNSSVNYAKLPAPSVAGIDDPNIVVNVSKLIALSTQRSEMAYAVKSEKIFQEFDIQMEAIKKVLLENIITAKSSLQYDLALVSSKINATEGTIKKLPDDQQELIKIKRKYDLSDNIYNTFLQKRSEADIVKAANLSDIHFIDPAKDVGGGLVGPKTSVNYILALFLGILIPLIAVFFIFFINDAIQNSDDVNKMTKIPLIGVVGVNKEKSNLAVFDKPKSALSESFRAIRSSLQFLYKQQNVDGAKTLMITSSISGEGKTFCSINIATVFALSEKKTVIIGLDLRKPRLATEFNLSNDVGVVNYIIKQKSIQEIVNKTHIPYLDVILSGPIPPNPSEMIISQGMEDLINALKQEYDYIILDTPPVGLVSDALELAQYCDVTLYIVRQNYTKKDMIALLNNRIKRGELNNTSIILNGQENKAKYGTGYGYGYGSYDKSYYEEEKPKSWFQKIKDIAKKNNV, encoded by the coding sequence ATGTTAGATATTAAGGATTTTTCAATTTTCGAAAACCAAGTCAGTTTTGATTTTAAAGGCTTTCTGATTAAAATTGGCAGTTATTGGCGTTGGTTTTTAATCAGTCTAGCCATCGCATTGACTATTGCTTATCAAGTCAACATTCGAAAAGAGAAAATCTATGGCATGGAAACCATGATTGCCATCAAAGAAGAAAGTAATCCTTTGTTTACCTCAAATACGAGTTTGGTATTTAATTGGGGAGGCACCTCAGATCAAGTACAAACCATTGCCACTACACTGCAATCAAGATCTCACAATGAGCTCGTTGTAGATCAATTGCAGTACTATATTAGTTATTTAGTTCAAGGAGAATATAATTTTACAGATGCCTACGGAGCAGTTCCTTTTTTTGTACGTATTGACAAAACCAAAGGACAACTGGCAGGTCAACGAATCGGTATTAAATTTTTGACTGAGAATGAATATGAAATCAAAATTCCTTTTGAAAACACAAGCGTAGGGGTTATTCAATACGATACCCACACGTATGGCAATACTAATGTAGTTGCGGGTGAGTTTGTAAAGCGATATAAAGTAGGACAAAAAGTAGTTTTGCCTTTCCTCAACTGGCAATTGGAACTAAATGAAAATCCAGGAATGTACAAGGGAAATGAATACTTTGTTCAATTCAATGATTTTGACGGAACAGTTTCTGCATACAAAGGAATTAACGTTCAAACCAATGAAAAAGCAGGGTCAATTATTACTTTGAGCATGCAAGGAACTAATAAAGTCCGCTTGGTTGAATATTTGAATGCTACAGTCAAGATGTTAATTAAAAGACAGTTGGATAGCAAAAATAAATTTGCAACCAATACAATTGCTTTCATCGACAGTACTTTGATAGCCATGGAGTCTCAACTGAAAGAAACAGGCAATGAGTTGAAATCATTTCGAAAAGGTAAAAATATTTACGATGTTGAGGATGGAGGGACTAAGTTTTCGGAACAAATTTTAGAATACGATGTTAGGAAGGATGAAATCAATCGTAAGATTGTTTATTACAATTCCCTTAAATCGTATTTAAATAGCAGTGTGAATTACGCAAAACTACCAGCACCATCTGTGGCAGGAATTGATGATCCTAACATAGTAGTAAATGTTTCCAAATTAATTGCTTTGTCTACACAAAGGTCTGAGATGGCCTATGCGGTAAAAAGCGAGAAGATTTTTCAAGAGTTTGATATCCAAATGGAAGCTATAAAAAAAGTACTGCTAGAAAATATTATCACAGCTAAATCTTCTTTACAATATGATTTGGCTTTAGTAAGCAGTAAGATCAATGCCACAGAAGGTACTATCAAAAAACTACCCGATGACCAACAAGAGCTTATAAAAATAAAAAGAAAGTATGACTTAAGTGATAACATATACAATACTTTTTTACAAAAACGTTCTGAGGCAGATATTGTAAAAGCAGCCAACTTATCAGACATTCATTTTATTGATCCTGCTAAAGATGTAGGTGGCGGATTAGTGGGTCCTAAAACATCTGTAAATTATATTTTGGCACTTTTCCTTGGAATCCTGATTCCGTTAATAGCCGTTTTTTTTATTTTCTTTATTAATGATGCAATTCAAAATAGCGATGATGTTAATAAGATGACTAAGATCCCATTGATAGGAGTGGTTGGGGTTAATAAAGAGAAATCTAACTTGGCAGTTTTTGACAAACCAAAATCAGCATTGTCAGAATCCTTTAGGGCCATTCGATCTTCTTTGCAGTTTTTGTACAAACAACAAAATGTAGATGGTGCTAAAACGTTGATGATTACCTCTTCCATAAGTGGTGAAGGAAAAACGTTTTGTTCCATAAACATCGCTACGGTTTTTGCTTTGAGCGAAAAAAAGACCGTTATAATTGGATTGGATTTACGTAAACCTAGACTTGCAACAGAGTTTAATTTGTCAAATGATGTAGGGGTAGTGAATTACATTATCAAACAAAAATCAATTCAAGAGATTGTCAATAAAACGCACATACCTTATTTAGATGTAATATTATCTGGACCAATACCGCCTAACCCTTCAGAAATGATCATAAGTCAGGGAATGGAGGACTTGATTAACGCCTTGAAGCAAGAATACGATTATATAATATTGGATACGCCACCAGTAGGATTAGTTTCGGATGCGCTTGAATTAGCACAATATTGTGATGTTACTTTATATATCGTTCGTCAAAATTACACTAAAAAAGACATGATTGCTTTATTGAATAACCGCATTAAGCGCGGGGAATTGAACAATACAAGTATCATCTTAAACGGTCAAGAAAACAAAGCTAAATACGGAACAGGCTATGGCTACGGTTATGGCTCTTATGATAAATCTTATTATGAAGAGGAAAAGCCGAAAAGTTGGTTCCAAAAAATAAAAGACATTGCCAAAAAGAACAACGTATAA
- a CDS encoding UDP-glucose 6-dehydrogenase produces MEITKICCIGAGYVGGPTMAVIAQKCPHIQVTVVDLNEERIAAWNDPNTDNIPIYEPGLSEIVATARGRNLFFSTAVEQAIDEAQIIFISVNTPTKTYGKGKGMAADLKYIELCARQIARVAKDNKIVVEKSTLPVRTAEAIKSILDHTGNGVQFQILSNPEFLAEGTAVTDLLQPDRILIGGDATPEGKKAMEALVQVYSNWVPLEKILTTNVWSSELSKLTANAFLAQRISSVNAMSELCEKTGADINEVAKAIGMDSRIGPKFLKASVGFGGSCFQKDILNLVYIAKSYGLHEVADYWEQVIIMNDHQKRRFSNGIVQTLYNTVSDKKITFLGWAFKKDTNDTRESAAIFVADDLINEHAKIAVYDPKVSSKKILEDLNYLETRSPEQNSECVTTFSNPYEACANAHAVAILTEWDEFANYDWQKIFEGMQKPAFIFDGRNVLDAAQLRAIGFVYQGIGS; encoded by the coding sequence ATGGAAATTACAAAAATTTGTTGCATTGGAGCAGGGTATGTAGGTGGTCCTACCATGGCTGTAATTGCACAAAAATGTCCCCATATACAAGTAACCGTTGTGGATTTGAATGAAGAGCGAATTGCCGCTTGGAACGACCCAAATACGGATAATATACCTATTTACGAACCTGGTTTGAGCGAAATAGTTGCTACCGCTCGAGGTAGAAATTTATTTTTTTCTACGGCAGTGGAACAAGCCATTGATGAAGCACAAATCATATTTATTTCTGTAAACACCCCTACCAAAACCTATGGTAAAGGGAAGGGAATGGCGGCTGATTTGAAATACATAGAATTGTGTGCACGACAAATTGCACGCGTAGCTAAAGATAATAAAATTGTTGTCGAAAAATCAACACTTCCGGTTCGAACGGCAGAGGCCATCAAAAGTATTTTAGATCATACCGGAAACGGGGTTCAGTTTCAAATTCTTTCCAACCCTGAGTTTTTAGCGGAAGGTACGGCCGTAACTGATTTATTGCAGCCAGATCGTATCTTAATTGGTGGTGACGCTACTCCAGAAGGGAAAAAGGCAATGGAGGCACTGGTTCAAGTTTACTCTAATTGGGTCCCTTTAGAAAAAATATTAACTACAAATGTATGGTCTTCTGAGTTATCTAAGCTTACTGCCAATGCATTTTTGGCACAGCGTATTTCATCTGTAAATGCCATGTCTGAACTTTGTGAGAAAACAGGTGCTGATATTAATGAAGTGGCTAAAGCAATAGGAATGGACAGTAGGATTGGACCTAAATTCTTAAAAGCTTCAGTTGGTTTTGGCGGTTCTTGTTTTCAAAAAGACATTTTGAATTTAGTATACATTGCTAAATCATACGGATTGCATGAAGTAGCTGATTATTGGGAACAAGTAATTATCATGAACGATCATCAAAAAAGACGTTTTTCTAATGGGATTGTACAAACACTGTACAATACGGTTTCAGATAAAAAAATTACTTTTTTGGGTTGGGCTTTCAAGAAAGATACCAATGATACTAGAGAATCGGCAGCAATATTTGTGGCCGATGATTTGATCAATGAGCATGCAAAAATTGCGGTATATGATCCAAAAGTATCCTCTAAAAAGATACTAGAGGATCTTAATTATTTAGAAACACGCAGTCCAGAGCAAAATAGCGAGTGTGTGACTACTTTTTCAAATCCTTATGAGGCTTGTGCAAATGCCCATGCGGTAGCCATTCTTACCGAGTGGGATGAATTTGCGAATTATGATTGGCAAAAAATATTTGAAGGGATGCAAAAACCAGCATTTATTTTTGATGGACGCAATGTGCTGGATGCAGCACAACTTCGTGCCATTGGATTTGTGTACCAAGGAATCGGCTCCTAA
- a CDS encoding SDR family oxidoreductase: MANEVQKKILVTGGAGFIGSNLCEYFLDKKYQVVCLDNFATGHLHNLKNCLNNPSFQLIEGDIRNATTCMEAVNGVDYVLHQAALGSVPRSLNDPVTSNEVNVSGFLNMLVAARDHKVKRFVYAASSSTYGDSEGLPKVEGTIGKPLSPYAITKYVNELYAEIFSKSYGLETIGLRYFNVFGRKQDPNGAYAAVIPKFVMQLMQHESPKINGDGNYSRDFTYIDNVIQMNELAMLTQNPEAVNTVYNTAFGDRNTLNNLVTYLKQYLSVYDPEIKNVAVEYGPNRAGDIPHSLASIEKAQRLLHYNPQFSLQKGLQEAVGWYWEHLK; this comes from the coding sequence ATGGCAAACGAAGTGCAAAAAAAGATATTGGTTACCGGTGGAGCGGGTTTTATTGGATCTAACTTATGCGAGTATTTTTTAGATAAAAAGTACCAAGTAGTATGTTTGGACAATTTTGCCACGGGACACCTGCATAATTTAAAAAACTGTTTAAATAATCCTAGTTTTCAATTGATAGAAGGTGATATTCGTAACGCAACCACTTGTATGGAAGCCGTAAACGGAGTGGATTATGTGTTGCACCAAGCTGCTTTAGGCTCGGTACCAAGATCATTAAACGATCCTGTTACCAGTAATGAAGTAAATGTTTCTGGTTTTTTGAATATGTTAGTCGCTGCTCGAGATCATAAAGTAAAACGTTTTGTGTATGCAGCCAGCTCGTCTACCTATGGAGACTCAGAAGGCCTTCCAAAAGTAGAGGGAACTATCGGAAAGCCTTTGTCACCTTATGCCATTACTAAATATGTCAACGAATTGTATGCCGAAATATTTAGCAAATCATACGGTTTAGAAACCATAGGCTTGCGTTATTTCAATGTTTTTGGGAGGAAACAAGATCCTAATGGCGCTTATGCTGCTGTGATTCCTAAGTTTGTTATGCAGTTGATGCAACACGAAAGTCCTAAAATAAATGGGGATGGCAACTATTCTAGAGATTTCACGTATATTGATAATGTGATACAAATGAATGAGTTGGCCATGCTCACACAAAATCCAGAAGCCGTTAATACGGTATACAATACTGCTTTCGGGGATAGGAATACGTTGAATAATTTGGTCACTTATTTAAAACAGTATTTATCCGTTTACGATCCAGAAATTAAAAATGTAGCCGTGGAATATGGTCCTAACCGCGCAGGAGATATTCCGCACTCTTTGGCTAGCATTGAAAAAGCACAACGATTATTGCACTACAATCCGCAATTTTCATTGCAAAAAGGCTTGCAAGAGGCAGTGGGGTGGTATTGGGAGCATCTAAAATAA
- a CDS encoding nucleotide sugar dehydrogenase: MSEHIKIAVIGLGYVGLPLARLFATQYSVVGFDINQSRIASLSAGTDSTLEVDDNTLQQVLRTAPSDENGLYCTADIAAIADCNYFIITVPTPVDKNNRPDLTPLFKSSETVGSVLKKGDIVIYESTVYPGVTEEECVPVLEKKSGLKFNVDFFAGYSPERINPGDKEHTVEKILKVTSGSTPVIGQKVNELYQSVITAGTHLAPSIKVAEAAKVIENSQRDINIAFVNELAKIFNLMQIDTQAVLEAAGTKWNFLPFKPGLVGGHCIGVDPYYLAQRAQEFGYHPEIILAGRRLNDSMGEYVASQVVKLMIKKGVIVNGARLLMLGITFKENCPDVRNTKIVDVIKALADYGIQITIYDPWANPVEVSREYNLTTTTTLPTERFDALVLGVAHTVFIDLDFSSLQCEKSLLYDVKGILGERADGRL; the protein is encoded by the coding sequence TTGAGCGAACACATAAAAATAGCGGTAATTGGTTTGGGGTATGTCGGTCTTCCTTTGGCAAGATTGTTTGCTACCCAGTACTCTGTTGTAGGTTTTGATATCAATCAGTCGCGTATAGCAAGTCTGTCTGCGGGCACTGATAGTACTTTAGAAGTAGATGATAACACCTTGCAACAGGTTTTGCGAACCGCACCAAGTGATGAAAACGGACTGTATTGCACAGCGGATATAGCAGCTATAGCCGATTGTAATTATTTTATCATTACCGTGCCGACTCCAGTTGATAAAAACAACCGACCTGATTTAACGCCTTTGTTTAAATCCAGTGAAACGGTAGGTTCAGTTTTAAAAAAAGGAGATATTGTCATTTATGAATCAACGGTTTATCCTGGTGTGACCGAGGAGGAATGTGTTCCTGTATTGGAAAAAAAGTCTGGATTGAAGTTCAATGTGGACTTTTTTGCAGGGTATTCTCCAGAACGAATTAATCCAGGCGACAAAGAGCATACGGTTGAAAAAATTCTAAAAGTGACATCAGGTTCGACTCCTGTCATTGGTCAGAAAGTAAATGAATTGTATCAATCGGTGATAACTGCAGGCACACACTTGGCACCATCCATTAAAGTGGCCGAGGCAGCAAAAGTAATAGAGAATTCCCAGCGGGACATCAACATTGCATTTGTAAACGAGTTGGCCAAAATTTTCAACTTGATGCAAATAGATACTCAAGCAGTACTAGAAGCAGCTGGTACCAAATGGAATTTCTTACCTTTCAAACCCGGATTGGTAGGTGGGCATTGCATAGGGGTTGATCCGTATTATTTGGCACAACGCGCACAAGAGTTTGGTTATCATCCCGAAATTATTTTGGCAGGACGCCGCTTGAATGACAGTATGGGAGAATATGTGGCCTCGCAAGTGGTGAAGTTAATGATTAAAAAAGGAGTTATTGTCAATGGTGCTAGATTATTGATGTTAGGCATTACTTTCAAAGAGAATTGTCCTGATGTACGCAATACTAAGATTGTGGATGTTATAAAGGCTTTAGCCGATTATGGCATTCAAATTACAATTTATGATCCATGGGCAAACCCTGTTGAGGTGTCAAGAGAATACAATTTAACCACTACAACTACTTTACCAACAGAACGTTTTGATGCTCTGGTATTGGGGGTAGCACATACTGTTTTTATAGATCTGGATTTTTCTTCTTTGCAATGTGAAAAAAGTTTGCTGTACGATGTGAAAGGCATTTTAGGAGAGCGAGCGGATGGACGTTTGTAA
- a CDS encoding CoA-binding protein: protein MKNKKTLVLGATTKTDRYAFKAVQKLVEKGHSVLAVGQNAGEVAGIKIQTKAIPLKNIDTVTLYLNPTRQRDYYNYIVEAQPKRVIFNPGTENPEFYQLLQLNNIKVEVACTLVLLATNQY from the coding sequence ATGAAGAATAAAAAAACATTGGTACTGGGTGCCACGACCAAAACGGATCGTTACGCGTTCAAAGCAGTACAGAAGTTAGTTGAAAAAGGACATTCAGTACTAGCAGTAGGACAAAATGCAGGAGAAGTAGCTGGAATCAAAATCCAAACGAAAGCCATTCCACTTAAAAACATAGACACTGTTACGTTATATCTTAACCCAACACGTCAACGCGATTATTACAATTATATAGTTGAGGCACAACCCAAACGTGTCATTTTTAATCCAGGAACAGAGAATCCCGAGTTTTACCAGTTGTTACAATTGAACAATATTAAGGTTGAAGTGGCTTGTACATTGGTTTTATTGGCTACCAATCAGTACTAA
- the recR gene encoding recombination mediator RecR, translated as MEFSSKLLEKAVNEMSQLPGIGKRTALRLVLHLLKQPKEQTGFLAQALLSMRQDIKYCVSCNNISDSDLCEICSNSSRNHHVICVVEDIRDVMAIENTNQFRGIYHVLGGKISPIDGVGPSQLHITALVEKVKSGAVQEIIFALSSTMEGDTTNFYIFKQIASSNIIVSTIARGIAVGDELEYADEVTLGRSILHRVPFEKSLKNN; from the coding sequence ATGGAATTTTCATCAAAACTTTTAGAAAAGGCAGTCAACGAAATGTCGCAACTTCCGGGAATTGGTAAGCGAACGGCATTGCGATTGGTCTTGCATTTGTTAAAACAGCCTAAGGAGCAAACTGGATTTTTGGCGCAAGCCCTACTTTCAATGAGGCAAGATATCAAATACTGTGTGAGTTGTAATAACATTTCGGATAGTGATCTGTGTGAGATTTGCTCTAATAGTAGTAGAAATCACCACGTGATTTGTGTGGTAGAGGACATTAGAGATGTTATGGCTATTGAAAACACGAATCAGTTTAGGGGTATTTATCATGTTTTGGGTGGAAAAATTTCTCCTATTGATGGTGTAGGTCCCAGCCAGTTGCACATTACAGCATTAGTTGAAAAAGTCAAATCGGGAGCAGTACAGGAAATTATATTTGCCTTGAGCTCTACTATGGAAGGGGATACAACCAATTTTTATATTTTCAAGCAAATTGCATCGAGCAATATTATAGTATCAACGATTGCTAGAGGGATAGCTGTGGGTGATGAGTTAGAATATGCTGATGAAGTGACGTTGGGACGCAGTATTTTACATCGAGTACCTTTTGAGAAATCATTAAAAAATAATTAA